The Solea solea chromosome 19, fSolSol10.1, whole genome shotgun sequence genome has a window encoding:
- the pomk gene encoding protein O-mannose kinase, translating into MHRNSSNNRTFSYGLPVVMLCLAALLFSNILIYLYLDSLHQNDQQMVSFGVGCAPRHFKMVTMKNCTPWLQCPQIRVEVRKLKLIGQGAVKKVFFAEWRAQKVALFELSPPDYVEDFLHGLSMLQVLQGPLVVQLVGFCLEDHTLVTEHHPYGSLLNLDVVLAQARNQQHNTWQTRLRLAMDYVSILHYLHNSPAGRRVMCDSNSLEKTLSQFLLTTDFNLVVNDLDALPEVDQSRGSLVKCGHRELTGDFVAPEQLWPLRNEEKPFSDDLMPGYDEKTDIWKIPDVTQFLMGRVPGGDLVHFHLFQIHDECKNAEPRLRPSALDVLNVYTSVYSSMVRESAGVREL; encoded by the exons GTCATGTTGTGCCTCGCTGCCTTGCTCTTCAGCAACATCTTGATCTACCTGTACCTGGACTCCTTGCATCAGAATGACCAGCAGATGGTGTCCTTTGGTGTTGGCTGTGCACCTCGGCACTTTAAAATGGTGACCATGAAGAACTGCACCCCGTGGCTCCAGTGTCCACAAATAAGAGTTGAAGTGCGCAAGCTGAAGCTGATTGGCCAGGGAGCCGTGAAGAAG GTGTTTTTTGCTGAATGGAGAGCTCAGAAGGTGGCGCTGTTTGAACTGTCCCCCCCGGATTACGTGGAGGACTTTCTCCACGGTCTGTCAATGTTACAGGTTCTGCAGGGACCCCTGGTGGTGCAGTTGGTTGGATTTTGCCTCGAAGACCATACTCTGGTCACAGAGCACCACCCATATGGCTCTTTGCTGAACTTGGACGTTGTTCTTGCACAAGCTAGGAACCAGCAGCATAACACCTGGCAGACTCGGCTGAGGCTGGCCATGGACTACGTCTCCATCCTCCACTACCTCCATAACAGTCCAGCCGGACGGCGAGTCATGTGCGACTCCAACAGCCTTGAGAAAACACTCTCCCAGTTCCTGCTCACCACTGACTTCAACCTGGTAGTGAACGATCTGGACGCGCTACCTGAGGTGGACCAGTCCAGAGGCTCCCTGGTGAAATGTGGTCATCGAGAGCTAACTGGAGATTTTGTGGCCCCAGAGCAGCTGTGGCCTCtcagaaatgaagaaaagccATTTTCAGACGACCTAATGCCAGGATACGACGAGAAAACTGATATCTGGAAGATCCCAGATGTGACGCAGTTTCTGATGGGAAGGGTTCCTGGGGGAGATTTAGTCCACTTCCATCTTTTCCAGATCCACGATGAGTGTAAGAATGCGGAGCCCAGGCTCCGCCCCTCCGCTCTGGATGTTTTGAACGTGTACACATCAGTCTACAGCAGCATGGTCCGGGAATCTGCTGGTGTTCGAGAGCTGTAG